The Anabas testudineus chromosome 11, fAnaTes1.2, whole genome shotgun sequence genome has a segment encoding these proteins:
- the LOC113154861 gene encoding tumor necrosis factor receptor superfamily member 6B-like isoform X2, producing MLLSVLTLQAEAQSQTYRVIDPSTGKSLECDRCPPGTYLRERCTSTRKTQCAKCPPGSFTELWNYIPKCLRCGVCGENQVVKTACASDTNCKCQCTEGYYYKKNYDMCLCHSKCQPGEGVLAEGTPDNDTVCQVCPNGTFSDTVSAHHKCKQHTSCDAPGHKLLLKGSTWHDSVCADCGNLLSTDGADYLREILPAFFVHQNMHIRRLRRLLHKLDDGNRPTETSGHNVSGLHERVRAWFMSATASQIRQVPEILKKVEADSAAKRLHNKLQKIDSNLKALCSLGNEVDDLVNME from the exons ATGCTGCTGTCAGTGCTCACCCTACAGGCTGAAGCTCAGAGCCAAACCTACAGAGTCATCGACCCGTCGACCGGCAAGTCGCTGGAGTGTGACCGCTGCCCTCCTGGCACATATCTGCGCGAACGCTGCACGTCGACGCGCAAGACTCAGTGTGCCAAGTGTCCCCCGGGATCGTTCACAGAGCTGTGGAACTACATCCCCAAGTGCCTGCGCTGTGGAGTGTGCGGCGAGAACCAGGTGGTGAAGACGGCGTGCGCGTCCGACACCAACTGCAAGTGCCAGTGTACTGAGGGGTACTACTACAAGAAGAACTACGACATGTGTCTGTGCCACAGCAAGTGTCAGCCCGGAGAGGGAGTGCTGGCTGAAG GTACACCAGATAATGACACTGTGTGCCAGGTCTGTCCCAATGGCACCTTCTCCGACACCGTCTCTGCTCATCACAAATGCAAGCAGCACACGAGCTGCGACGCTCCAGGacacaagctgctgctgaaagGCTCCACTTGGCACGACAGCGTGTGTGCCGACTGTGGAAACCTCCTGTCCACAG ATGGAGCCGACTACCTCCGAGAAATCCTCCCGGCTTTCTTTGTTCACCAAAATATGCACATCAGGCGGCTTCGTCGACTTCTCCACAAGCTTGATGATGGTAACAGACCCACAGAAACTTCAGGACATAACGTCTCAGGTCTTCATGAACGGGTCAGGGCTTGGTTTATGTCGGCCACAGCGAGCCAGATTAGACAGGTTCCAGAAATTCTGAAAAAAGTAGAAGCAGACAGTGCTGCTAAGAGACTGCACAACAAGCTGCAGAAAATCGATTCCAATCTGAAAGCACTGTGCTCTTTGGGGAATGAGGTGGATGACTTAGTCAATATGGAATAA
- the LOC113154861 gene encoding tumor necrosis factor receptor superfamily member 6B-like isoform X1, translating to MMIVTSLLPVMLLSVLTLQAEAQSQTYRVIDPSTGKSLECDRCPPGTYLRERCTSTRKTQCAKCPPGSFTELWNYIPKCLRCGVCGENQVVKTACASDTNCKCQCTEGYYYKKNYDMCLCHSKCQPGEGVLAEGTPDNDTVCQVCPNGTFSDTVSAHHKCKQHTSCDAPGHKLLLKGSTWHDSVCADCGNLLSTDGADYLREILPAFFVHQNMHIRRLRRLLHKLDDGNRPTETSGHNVSGLHERVRAWFMSATASQIRQVPEILKKVEADSAAKRLHNKLQKIDSNLKALCSLGNEVDDLVNME from the exons ATGATG ATCGTTACATCCCTCCTCCCGGTGATGCTGCTGTCAGTGCTCACCCTACAGGCTGAAGCTCAGAGCCAAACCTACAGAGTCATCGACCCGTCGACCGGCAAGTCGCTGGAGTGTGACCGCTGCCCTCCTGGCACATATCTGCGCGAACGCTGCACGTCGACGCGCAAGACTCAGTGTGCCAAGTGTCCCCCGGGATCGTTCACAGAGCTGTGGAACTACATCCCCAAGTGCCTGCGCTGTGGAGTGTGCGGCGAGAACCAGGTGGTGAAGACGGCGTGCGCGTCCGACACCAACTGCAAGTGCCAGTGTACTGAGGGGTACTACTACAAGAAGAACTACGACATGTGTCTGTGCCACAGCAAGTGTCAGCCCGGAGAGGGAGTGCTGGCTGAAG GTACACCAGATAATGACACTGTGTGCCAGGTCTGTCCCAATGGCACCTTCTCCGACACCGTCTCTGCTCATCACAAATGCAAGCAGCACACGAGCTGCGACGCTCCAGGacacaagctgctgctgaaagGCTCCACTTGGCACGACAGCGTGTGTGCCGACTGTGGAAACCTCCTGTCCACAG ATGGAGCCGACTACCTCCGAGAAATCCTCCCGGCTTTCTTTGTTCACCAAAATATGCACATCAGGCGGCTTCGTCGACTTCTCCACAAGCTTGATGATGGTAACAGACCCACAGAAACTTCAGGACATAACGTCTCAGGTCTTCATGAACGGGTCAGGGCTTGGTTTATGTCGGCCACAGCGAGCCAGATTAGACAGGTTCCAGAAATTCTGAAAAAAGTAGAAGCAGACAGTGCTGCTAAGAGACTGCACAACAAGCTGCAGAAAATCGATTCCAATCTGAAAGCACTGTGCTCTTTGGGGAATGAGGTGGATGACTTAGTCAATATGGAATAA